The sequence GATATGAGAAATAATTTTTTCCATGGCGATTTCTTCATTAGGCTCCATTGAAACAAATTGCTTTGTGATCGATTCGCCATGTTTGTTCAATAATTTGGTTTCAAAAAGGTATCCATAAGAAAAGTACTGCTCGATTTTCATGATTCATCACCATCCATTCCAACTTACTTGTTTTCTATGTCACAAATTTAACATGTAGAGTTCCTAAAATGAATGGCAAAAAAAGGACTGAAATGACATTTTCTGTCATTATTGTGTTTTATTTTAAGCATAAGTCAATAGGGACAAGGGCTTAGCTAGAATAGTTCGTTTTATCCGGCAATGTTTTCCTTTAAAGTGAAAAAAATGCCTGTATTATTAGATTTTTATCCGTTATTATAATGAATAAACAAGTTTTTTATAAAAATAAATCTACAGTTGTTATAGTAGTTTTATAAAAAAACTTTAGTTATTTTAAGGAGGATAAATATGAATCAGACGTTACGCCAATTTAGTATGGTTTTGTTTGTTACTATAATCACATTTTTATTGATTTTTATTTTTTTACCACAATTTATTTGGATTATATTTTCATTTTTTGAACTGATTTCTATTTTATTAAGTATGTACATTGTTTTTAGACGCAAAGATGTTACGAGCGTCAAAGTAGCATGGGTGCTGACGTTATATTTTATTCCAGTCGTTGGTCTATTTTTATATCTGTTCTTTGGGCGCAGTAATTTGAAAAGTAATGCCGTTCAAAGGCGAGAGCAGGATAGACTGATTCGCTATGTTCAAAACGTAAATACAAAGCCTTTGAAACCCTTGAGTCGTTTGGAAGACAAAAATGAGCGCTTATCGAAAAAATCGGTAGTAGGAGGTAATCAATTTGGAGTGCTGACAGATGGTGAAGAGACCTTTTCTGCTATTTTTGCAGCATTGCACGAAGCTAAACATCATATCCATTTGTTTTATTTCATAATCAAAGAGGATGAACTTGCAGATAAGCTCAGAAGAATTTTGATAAAGAAAGCTTCCGAAGGGATCAAGGTTCGTTTTGGTGTGGATGGGTTAGGTTCAGTGAAGTTATCGGATGAATATCTTGATTCTTTAAAAGCAGCACAGATAGAGGTAGAAATTTTTAATCCGATCCAATCGTTTTACCATATTGCTAGGGCAAATTGGCGCAATCATAGAAAAGTGATCGTCATTGATGGAACGCTTGGGTTTGTGGGTGGTTTAAATATCGGAAATGAATATTTAGGTATAACCCCAAAATTTTCTCATTGGCGCGATACACATTTGCAAATAAAAGGTCCTTTAGTAACACAGTTACAAGAAAGTTTTCTCTATGATTGGCTATATATGAAAAATAGTGCTGGAAGTGCTAGTGAGTTTATGCTGGAAAGTTATTTCCCTACAGTTGAGGTAGGTAGCGATGAAGGTCAAGTGATATACGGTGGTCCTTATGATCAAGAACGATTGGTTCGCGATGTTTTGTTTAATTTGATCGATTCAGCGAAAGAAAAAATTTCTATTGCCAGTCCGTACTTTGTTCCTGATGATGAATTATTGGCGTTATTAAGAAGAGTTGCTCGTAATGGTGTGAGTGTGGAAATCATCATTCCGGGAAAAGGAGACAGAAAACTTTCTTATTATGGAAATGACTTTTATTTGGAAGATTTAATTAGTGCTGGAATTCATGTTTACAAATACGATGATACCGCTTTTTTACACTGCAAAGTAATGATTATTGATGCACAAGTTGCAACGATTGGTTCGACAAATTTTGATATTCGTAGCTTTGATATCAATCATGAAGTGTCGGCTATTTTATATTCTGGCCAAGCAATTCAAAAATTAGCCGATGATTTCAAAACGGATCGAACCAATGCAAAACGGATCACCGCTCAAGATTTAGCACAAAGAAGTACCTGGAAAAAAATCAAAGGTAAAATATGTGGTCTTTTTGCACCCCTTTTATAAAACTGAAAAAATCAAATCAGGCGTGTTTTGAAAGGGCTCGTGCTATACTAATATAAAGGCTTTTAATGGGAAATAACGGCACATCCAAGGGGGAAAAACATGCGGAAATTGTATATAGATTTAGTAACAGATAAAAAAGCAATTCGATTGATCAATCTAATTTATTTTTTAGCGGATACCTCTGATTTACTAACAATGGAAGATGTGGCAACCAACTTAGGTGTGACAAAAAAGACGCTAAAAAGTGATATCGCTCTATTACAAGAATACAATCCGGTGATTGATGGATTTGTACAAGTAAAAAAAGAAACCATTATCTTTAATAGAGATAGCACCTACACGATTGAAGAGATTTTATCGGATATTATCGATCAACAGCCGCTTTTTACTTTGTTGAGCGCTCTGTTGGACGGGGAAGAATATTCAATTGAAACTTGGTGTGAACGGATTTGGCTATCAGAACGAACCTTAAGACGCTATTTACCTCATCTAACTGAGGTGTTAGAGCGATACAATTTAACCTTACAATTATCGCCATTTCTAGCTCTGATTGGAGAAGAAGCAGATATTCGGTATTTGTATTTTGATTATACGAGTCAACGTGGTTGGAGAGACGAAGATGTTCAATTAGATGAAATGGTTCAAAAGTTTTATTATGAATTTCAAGAAGCCTTTCTAAAAAAATATCAACGAGTGTTGACACTGGATGCTAATCGGGCAAAAATGTGGCACCATGTTATTTTGCAAAGAGTCGGCAAGCATTTGTACATCCCTAAAAAGCAAGAAGCAAATAAGAAATATGAGATGACAGATCGTTTTGAAGTGTTTTCTGAAATCTATGATCAATTGATGAAAAAGTATTTTTCAATAGAAAACCTCCCTTATGAAGAACATATCTATGCTTATATCACAACCTTAGCAACTGTCATTTATTTACCTCCAGAAGGGGAAATTTACTCAATCAATCTGACACGGAAATCCAATTACGACAATCAGTATAATACGCTCTTTGATTTTGGTGAAAGCATTCCTTTGGATCCTACAAGAAGAAAAGAAATGTATCATTGCTTGAATTCATTTTTAGAAAATCTTAGCTTGCTATCTAGAGTTACATCGTTATTTCAAAGAAACTCATTTGAGCTGAATCAGTACGCTAAAAGCGAATTTCCGACGATTTACCAAGCGTGTTTGGTAAAATTAAAACAAGTCAAATTAGCTCATGATGCGCGATTAGTATATCCGGAAGATGTAGCAACGAATTTGAGTTTGCTGCTTAGTTCCTATTTAATTGATACGACAATTGAAAATAATAAAAAAATTCTTTTAAGCATTTCGGGTGAAGCCTGTTATGTTCAGCATTTGATTGCTATTTTAAAGAAAAGAATTCCTGGTAATTTTGATGTTATCTGGGTTTTTAATGAAAAGATTACTGAAGAGTATATAAAAAGAGAAGGAATTGACGTGATTATTTATAACCATGTGATGCTAGTACCAATTGAAGGCTGTTTAAGTATTAAGGTTTCGCAGTTTCCTGCAACAGGTGAGTTGGAGAGACTGACGAAAAAGTTATTTGAGCTTTGAGTAGAATCCGAAACAATAGAAAAAGCCGAAATGAACTTTAGTCTGTTCATTTCGGCTTTTTCTATTGTTTAGTTTAAAAATTCTTTTGCAATGTTTTCATTGATCGTGATCATTTGGTAAAAGTCATTGATGTTCACGAATTCATTTGGCTGATGCGCATATTTAGTTTCACCAGGTCCTAAAATTAAAATGGGGAACTCTTTTTTTACACGCTCAAATTGAGAGCCATCAGTATAGCCTGTCATACCGAACGTATTCGTTGCTTTACCAGTAACGTCAGAAACAACTTTTTGAGTTAATACAGTAAATGGATCGTCAAGTTCAGTTTTCATTGAAGGTAAATCATTGATGAACTCGATTTCTGCTTTAAAATCAGGGACGGTTGCTGTTAATTTATCCAGCATATCGCTAAATTGTTTTTTTAACTCTGAATGATTTTGCGCTTTGATTGTTCGGATGTCGATTTCTACTGTACATTTATCGGGAACGACATTGGTTCCATTACCGCCGTTGATAATATCTAAACTGGAAGTCGAAGCCCCCACTAATTCGTCTACAGATTGAGAAAAATCAAAGGTTTCTTTAAAGGCATTTAAGACTAAAAGCATATGCTCGATTGCATTTACTCCTTGATCTGGCATTGAGCCGTGAGCTGTTTTCCCGTAAGTTGTGATACGTGGCCATAAGGCGCCTTTATGAGCCACACCAATCTCGACATTTGTAGGTTCACCAATCACTAAGGCGTCTAAATCATCTGCATAGCCTTTATCAACTAATTGACCAGAACCGATAGCGCTTGTTTCCTCTCCTACAGTAGCTAAAAGTTTGATGGTTCCTTTAAAGTTTGAACCAGCTTCTTTTAAACGAATCATCGCAACAACGGCTGCAATCAAGCCTGATTTCATATCACAAGTTCCACGTCCATAAAGTAAACCGTCTTTTTCAATTGCTGCAAAAGGATCTTCATCCCAAGCGATTTCTCCCACAGGAACCACATCCATATGACCAGAAAAACCTAGGACAGGTCCTGCTTCAGTA is a genomic window of Enterococcus haemoperoxidus ATCC BAA-382 containing:
- the cls gene encoding cardiolipin synthase; this translates as MNQTLRQFSMVLFVTIITFLLIFIFLPQFIWIIFSFFELISILLSMYIVFRRKDVTSVKVAWVLTLYFIPVVGLFLYLFFGRSNLKSNAVQRREQDRLIRYVQNVNTKPLKPLSRLEDKNERLSKKSVVGGNQFGVLTDGEETFSAIFAALHEAKHHIHLFYFIIKEDELADKLRRILIKKASEGIKVRFGVDGLGSVKLSDEYLDSLKAAQIEVEIFNPIQSFYHIARANWRNHRKVIVIDGTLGFVGGLNIGNEYLGITPKFSHWRDTHLQIKGPLVTQLQESFLYDWLYMKNSAGSASEFMLESYFPTVEVGSDEGQVIYGGPYDQERLVRDVLFNLIDSAKEKISIASPYFVPDDELLALLRRVARNGVSVEIIIPGKGDRKLSYYGNDFYLEDLISAGIHVYKYDDTAFLHCKVMIIDAQVATIGSTNFDIRSFDINHEVSAILYSGQAIQKLADDFKTDRTNAKRITAQDLAQRSTWKKIKGKICGLFAPLL
- a CDS encoding helix-turn-helix domain-containing protein codes for the protein MRKLYIDLVTDKKAIRLINLIYFLADTSDLLTMEDVATNLGVTKKTLKSDIALLQEYNPVIDGFVQVKKETIIFNRDSTYTIEEILSDIIDQQPLFTLLSALLDGEEYSIETWCERIWLSERTLRRYLPHLTEVLERYNLTLQLSPFLALIGEEADIRYLYFDYTSQRGWRDEDVQLDEMVQKFYYEFQEAFLKKYQRVLTLDANRAKMWHHVILQRVGKHLYIPKKQEANKKYEMTDRFEVFSEIYDQLMKKYFSIENLPYEEHIYAYITTLATVIYLPPEGEIYSINLTRKSNYDNQYNTLFDFGESIPLDPTRRKEMYHCLNSFLENLSLLSRVTSLFQRNSFELNQYAKSEFPTIYQACLVKLKQVKLAHDARLVYPEDVATNLSLLLSSYLIDTTIENNKKILLSISGEACYVQHLIAILKKRIPGNFDVIWVFNEKITEEYIKREGIDVIIYNHVMLVPIEGCLSIKVSQFPATGELERLTKKLFEL
- a CDS encoding ArgE/DapE family deacylase → MDNQEALQLLKEVVQIKSILGQEKLVADKLQVLFEKYDIPCEQVEYSEGRNQLVATLKGTEAGPVLGFSGHMDVVPVGEIAWDEDPFAAIEKDGLLYGRGTCDMKSGLIAAVVAMIRLKEAGSNFKGTIKLLATVGEETSAIGSGQLVDKGYADDLDALVIGEPTNVEIGVAHKGALWPRITTYGKTAHGSMPDQGVNAIEHMLLVLNAFKETFDFSQSVDELVGASTSSLDIINGGNGTNVVPDKCTVEIDIRTIKAQNHSELKKQFSDMLDKLTATVPDFKAEIEFINDLPSMKTELDDPFTVLTQKVVSDVTGKATNTFGMTGYTDGSQFERVKKEFPILILGPGETKYAHQPNEFVNINDFYQMITINENIAKEFLN